Genomic segment of Syngnathus acus chromosome 10, fSynAcu1.2, whole genome shotgun sequence:
AGCAGTTTCTCACAATTACCATAGAAAAATAAGTAAAATGGACCCGAACAAATCTGGAAGCTCTTGAGATTGTCCATATAACATTTGTAGGAGTGTGCCCTTTTTATTTGCCAACCGAGCCATGCTGGGTATTGTTGTCAATGCTTCATGCAGGATAAAAAGACAAGTCTTGACGACATCCAGTCTACACTTTTCTTTTGGTAAGGTGTCACTGAGAAAAGGTCAAGCAACGATTGCAGCAGGAAACACCTTTGTCGGGCATCAGAATTCAGTAGCAGCCATCTTTCCAGGATTCATCGGAGATTTTCGCCATGCCCAACGACCTGTTGATAAAATTCAACGGAAAAGTCTTTATTGCCTTTGTTCACAGGTTGGACGGTTAGCAAACTACTTTTTATGACAAGTGTCAAAAGTGCAACAATGGGATGACATCATAAACAGGGGGTTAGAGACTTTGCAATTCAGAAGTAGGAGAACAACCTTCCCATATTCACCGCCGAAAACAAAGAGACAGAattttaaaagacaaatgtcTCACAAGTTGCATAATTTAGAGTTCAACCAAAATATTCTGGAATTGGCAGATGTCCAACAGTCATCATGTAACAAGGCTTCCTCGTGATACTTCAGATCATGcagcaaatgtgttttgcacGTGTTGCCACCTCAGAAGACAACCAATATCAGCAAAGTGGTCAGTGTGATGAGAACAGAACAGGAACTGACTTACGATGGCATGAACATGAGCAACTGTAATGAAATGACCGTTAATACAAGCTTCAAGTTATGACGCATATATTAAGTCCAGCAATGTCTACAAAATGCCACTAGGTGACAATATTGCTCAATCACATTGCTGTTTTCATTACTTCTGTCGGCTGTCTTCAAAGGCTGGGTAGTTttactttgacttttattttatcataCAGTGGTTAGCTTTTCTTAGTACTCGTATGACTTCactaaaaacatttgtcaggTTATAGGTTTTATGATGGCGACAGCTCAAGTTTGGAGCTAAATAATCCCTCCTCAAAAAAGTTTCTTTAGGAAAACattgtttacaaataaaactaccgtaattttcggactataagtcgcaccggagtataagtcgcaccagccataaaatgcccaaaaaagtgaaaaaaaaccatatatatgtatataaatcgctcctgagtataagtcgccccccccacccaaactatgaaaaaaaccgcgacttatagtccgaaaattacggtacttggaTGTCAAGCACCGTTATAGAACAGATTTTTCAATTGAAGTAGTATTGTACTTTATAGCGCTAACCTTCTGGTTGGCTGTGATAGTTTACTTCTGGTGGGCACAGAGTGTCCTCGGCCAATCGCGGTCCGCCCGGCGCTAGCGGACGCTCTGCCTGGTATGTAGGATCCGCCATTAGCAGAGCCAGCCTGCTGAGCCCGGCGAGCCCCCGAAGCAGGGGGTGCTTGGATCACAGGCAGACCTCTGGAAGGTTGACGAGATGCCATTGATCCCACGGGGGTGACAGCTTTAACTGGAGCCCGCAGCGAAAGAGGAGACTGGCCATTGCTGCGCAGGCGACTACCTGCCATACCTTCAGTAAACAAGAAACAAGTGTTTGTCAGTGGTGGGTCGATAAGGAAGTGCAGACTGAggacaggggggaaaaaaaccccatctGTGGCACAAAATAGTTTTGacatggggggaaaaacaggTTTGATAAGCAGGGAAGTGACATTGTCAGATAAGGGATGTTATTAGAGGCATATCGCAAAGATGCAAGATTAAGGAGCCTTGCAACATCAAATGCTTTTCAGTACTAGAGCTTTATCAAAATTTATTTTAAGGCTCTACTTTTTGGATGCCATCAATTGTGGCAACTGTACTCTGTATGTAAAACTATTTTATGTGGTCCTTGCAACCTGGAACCCATGAACACCGTGATGACACCCACTTTAGGGAACTTTAAAGAAAGCGTGGTATCTAAGGCCAATAGAGTAATATAGTATATTGCTTTCACAGCTCTCAGATAAGACTGAGACTTACTGcttatctttttttcctctgataACAACACATGGAGAGTCTATCGTTGGCGTCCTAATTCCAATAACTGAAACCGAGTTGGAAGTGGCAGCAGGGTGGTGGAATGGAAGCAGGCATGCTGAGGCATAGCTTGTACGACAGGCGCATGCCATTCAATAAGACGAAGAGTCCAGGGAAAAGAGGGTGGAGGTTACctgaggagggggagggagtCAGGTGCGACATGCGGTTGCCAGAGCTGTGGAGGTTAGCCTCCATGCTGCGGCTGTTTCTGACTGCCTCCAGGGAACGTAGGCTGGTGCGGGGGGCCAGGTTAGGCATGCTGTGCCTCAACTCTTCTGGAACCACAGGTCAACGACACATGAAGCGACGAGTCTTGGACGTCATCACCTTGACTCAAATGACGTCACACACATCCAAATATAAGCTTCAAGAAactaaacattttcttttgacatACCCTCACTCTTGGCAAATTTAAGAAGCTCTGCACTGGGGCCTTGAAGAGAACGTCTGGGGGTTCTTGTGCGAGGGGCCCCGAGTCTGCTGCTGTGCTCCTGACCGTGGTTGGAAGTTGAGGGCGACAAACATCGAGGTGAGCCCAAGGGCGAGGGGGTGAAGCGGTGGCGTTGCTGGGGCATAGGACTGAATTCATCGTCTTCGTCGTCCAGGCTGTAGTTGTCAAATTCCTGGTCGCTGTAGGTGCCGCCCCGGCGAAGGGATTGAAGGGACGTTGTCGAGCTGCGACGCGATGCAGACGCTGAACTGGAAGCGTAATCCTGCCTCAGACCTGATATCGAAAATAGACATCttgaataattttattttgcatttagaaaacaaacaaaatcttaATGTGCTAACATAAACTGCGCCAACTGCAGTGCTGGAGTTTTCTGCTTTCCCCCCCTCATGGCCATGTAAACAGCACATGAGTGCGTGTATTTTGTTAGATTATGTCTTCGCAAAAGTATTGTCGAGACAGGCTCAATTCTCTACTCACTCTCTTCTTGTAGACGAGCCATGATCTGGACATCAGTGAGATCCTGCAGTTTATAACCCATGGAGATGGAGTCATCTGAAGTACTAAGCTCGCTGTCTATGGAAGACTGAGAGCTTAGGGCCGAGGGCACACCCGAGACACCTATCAGGTGGGGATCatgtatgaaaacaaacatgttggaTTTAGTCAGCTAAAGGCACGTTTGGCTTGTGGAAAGCCCTCGTGTATGTCAATACTATATACATTatatcattctttttttacttgctGACGTAAATGAGAGTATGTGCAATTAATGTTGCCTTGATAATGGCAACAATTTTGCAATGGAGAAAAACGGATCTGCACAAATCACAGCTTTCCTGGGACAAAATGTGGATGACGTCAGAAACTCATGTCAATTTTGAAAACTAAGAAAAACAACAGGTGTTTCAGTCTGTGAAGATTATGAAGGTTTAGTACCATTAAAGCCTTAATGCTCCGACTGAAGAGGCATTTTCACAATTAGCACATAATCAGCCTTACGCGAGCTGAACACATCGCAAAAGAGCGCGTGCCTTTCGCATTTGTCAAACTACTCATGACATAAGTTCATGGATGCGGTTCATTTGACTTGATGGCCAATAACAATAAGACAACAAGAATGGGCTGGAAGCATTTTAGTTCAAACAAAaggcaatataaaaaaaacattgattggctgtttgtttCCTGACAGGTATCTAGTATGTTAACCTATGCAGCTAATGTATTTGTAGGCAATGCAAAACTAGAGGAATCTGATTTGACATATGAGACAACCCAGGAAAAGCTGCCTGGTCACAAGTTTGTGATTGTCGTGGATCACCAACCACACCATAAGCCATGCAAAAACACTTACAGGCTTTGACAACAAAATTAGCAACGTGAGAGAAAATGTAACACCCATCAAATCAAAGACAGAATTGAAGTACATTTCATTCATGTTGAAACACCCACCAAAGTATAAATCACACATACTTGCTAACCGTCTTCTATAGTATTCTGGCTCTAATGAAATCCTATCATCATCACCGGGACAGAAATCGACAGTTTAtagtattttaattttcatttagaGTGGGACTGTAGACTGTTTTGCCAGCTACAATGATTACCTCAAAATGTAAGTGACAATGGTTATTGTTTTTACAAGTTGCAGCTATTCCATTATCTTGTACACTTttctacttcctgtttttgttcctctttCCAACAGACCTGTTTGAGGACTCTCGCCTAAAGAGTTGTCTGCTGTGCATTTCAATCTCATTGGCTGGTGTCGT
This window contains:
- the zgc:66447 gene encoding SLAIN motif-containing protein-like isoform X2 translates to MVVPESASPVHQPDDGSPPGLTEGSKLGCEGEVEGAHDLADVELEEVRKLQELVHRLEVQNETLRNRGSKNIINRGASSESNIKESFDCAEGNRDLELSPPLESFSSGDDMSPLPGANRLEDEENEDAAEDVGSCSGFLTLTCSGGPRQGQSQTPDSPSQESYESETLAESDPRMEQSALDEVDVFDLDEEWAQVEDEDSWLYVLPKKQVSDAGSESPLKWCRQVLDHPSPEMEKACRTLINRLDQTSRWRNMYSSPSAEAGPAGSGPISPGYHKSTNKSLLTCGSSGVSGVPSALSSQSSIDSELSTSDDSISMGYKLQDLTDVQIMARLQEESLRQDYASSSASASRRSSTTSLQSLRRGGTYSDQEFDNYSLDDEDDEFSPMPQQRHRFTPSPLGSPRCLSPSTSNHGQEHSSRLGAPRTRTPRRSLQGPSAELLKFAKSEELRHSMPNLAPRTSLRSLEAVRNSRSMEANLHSSGNRMSHLTPSPSSGMAGSRLRSNGQSPLSLRAPVKAVTPVGSMASRQPSRGLPVIQAPPASGARRAQQAGSANGGSYIPGRASASAGRTAIGRGHSVPTRSKLSQPTRRSLGMAKISDESWKDGCY
- the zgc:66447 gene encoding SLAIN motif-containing protein-like isoform X1, with translation MVVPESASPVHQPDDGSPPGLTEGSKLGCEGEVEGAHDLADVELEEVRKLQELVHRLEVQNETLRNRGSKNIINRGASSESNIKESFDCAEGNRDLELSPPLESFSSGDDMSPLPGANRLEDEENEDAAEDVGSCSGFLTLTCSGGPRQGQSQTPDSPSQESYESETLAESDPRMEQSALDEVDVFDLDEEWAQVEDEDSWLYVLPKKQVSDAGSESPLKWCRQVLDHPSPEMEKACRTLINRLDQTSRWRNMYSSPSAEAGPAGSGPISPGYHKSTNKSLLTCGSSGVSGVPSALSSQSSIDSELSTSDDSISMGYKLQDLTDVQIMARLQEESLRQDYASSSASASRRSSTTSLQSLRRGGTYSDQEFDNYSLDDEDDEFSPMPQQRHRFTPSPLGSPRCLSPSTSNHGQEHSSRLGAPRTRTPRRSLQGPSAELLKFAKSEEELRHSMPNLAPRTSLRSLEAVRNSRSMEANLHSSGNRMSHLTPSPSSGMAGSRLRSNGQSPLSLRAPVKAVTPVGSMASRQPSRGLPVIQAPPASGARRAQQAGSANGGSYIPGRASASAGRTAIGRGHSVPTRSKLSQPTRRSLGMAKISDESWKDGCY